A region of the Denticeps clupeoides chromosome 12, fDenClu1.1, whole genome shotgun sequence genome:
CAAAATGTCATGTATTGACCTAAGTAAGACTCATTTCTGAGAAGACAGCTTTCTGTAGGACAAATCTTCAttcaggtaaaaaaataaaataaataatcgaTCATTtctaccaatctggcaacactgctaaAAGGCTTAGACCAtcattttttgtcactttttgtCTAGACCCCAGTTGTAAGACAATACCAGTTTTCCAGCCTTATTTGAGGCTCTTATGCACATTACTAATCAGAGTATGAAGCTTTTCGTCATTGTCATTATAAGCAAAACTCTTACCTTGATGGTTTCAAAGACTTTAGATGTCTTTAGGCAGATCCTGAAAAGACAGTGAAGTTGTCAGGAATGTCATACATGTTCTAGGTAACGCACCTTCATGTTCCACTCACTTGGAAAACGCTGCATTAGCCGAATCCTCTTGGTTCACCCAAAGTTGAATAGAAGAGGACAAATGCTTGCTGGCAACAGACAACCCTgttgatatacacacacacacacacacacacacacacactaagtgAAATAAACAGTAATGTACTCATTCTGTACTCATGTTGTATAGCCACTAAGACAGTTACATACTTTGTTCTGCCAGCACGACATCAAGAAACCGCTGCAAGAAACGTATACAGAGCTCAAATATGAGAGCAAACACAGTACAACTGGGCAATAGAACTGATTTGAAATTACGGCATGTACCTCAGTGGTCACTTTGGTCAGCGCTGTCATATTTGAGTTATTGTCTctttcattctgaaaaaaatcgTCTACATCCTGGGGAAGAAAAGACAAGCACATGGATAAAGACTTGATCTTTAGAGGTgatgtgttgtattttgtatatttaaaatacaaagcACCAAAATTGTCACATACTGTTCATTGAACGTATGGAAAATTAGCTGCTCTAATATGgaagttttaaatataaatatgttttacatgcattttcatgcacatgttttgtgcatgtttgttaCATAGGCCTCCGTTTTTTGTTCCATAGGCCTCTTTGCTAGTCTGTTCCACCGTGACTACCTTATGACTctctttcctcttctcttccatAACCTGACTGAGCCGGTTGAAGATTCCCTTCTTTGCCCGCTGTTTGCCTGGGGACTGAAAACACCAGTGGCAGAAGTGTCTAATTACATTAAGGATGTGTTTAGGAAGAGGTTATGCACTAAAGTACACGTTTATTTATGTGACTCTTACTCATGCATCTCTTTCATTTTCCAGATCAATAAGTACCTCTGTGTTTGTAAGAAGGGTTTCTAGTGCCTTGTTTTTGCTGAGAATGGGGTGCAGCGCCACTTGCTGAAGATAAAGCTCCAGAGCTTCACAGTACGTCCGACAGCAGTCTCCCAGGGCTAGAAAACCTTTTGATTGCATGAGTTATAGCACAAAGCTGTTGAATTAATTTGGACTGCTAGACCTTATGATCTTAAAGGACACCCGAAATAACAGCCTTTTCTGAGAAGGAAGTCGTCTTCTCTCATTAAGCTTCAGCCCATGAAGAGTTTACAGTCACATCATTGCATCTTACAAATTTTGCATAAAATCTTTGATCAAAATATACTTTTActgttgtaaatgttttgttaaaGGTTAAATTATGCATTTTCAGGGAGATTTTATGAACTCTTTATGAACAGCATATTTGTCTCAATGCATGGACAATCAGAATTCTTACCTaattgtttcagtgttttgttgtttatcTGAGACTGAGGAGACATAATAAGCTTTGCTGGAAGAGGAGGAAACTAgggcataaaaatacaaatcagaGTTATATAGACTTCATGTTACAGTATTATATGCATGTATTAAATATGCATGTCAGTTAGCAGAAATAGCAGAAAGCTACAGGTGAAACCTGCTCTTGCATAGCATGTTTTCCGTCATTCAGGCTGGTTGgatgcattttaaaacacacactttgcattttaatgacatgaaCCATTTGGGAGAGAATGCCAGCCTGCCAGCAACAACCTGGCCCCTGTTGGATTTACCAATAATTCTGCAGCAGCAACCATGCACACATCACAAAGCTAAGTATATTCAGGCCTTTAGAGAGGTTAGAAGGGGGAAGTGATGGCTACTCACAATGACACCATGCAGGTCAGGCTCATCGGGAGCGAACAGACTCTGCTGCAGCCATTCGAAATCTTCATACGTCCGGCAAACGCAGACACCCATGCCATTGCTCAGCTGACACAGAAACAGACATCAGCCGCAACGTTTGCGGTGCCGAGCGTCAACCAGAGTATTTAGGTGACTGACCTTCTGAGAGGTGATGCTGAAGACGAGTGTATCTTCATCCAAAGTGGCCTCGTTAACCTTGATGCTGCTGGCACTGATAGTCAACCCTGAACCTTcctaaaatcattaaaacagATCTCTTCACAGGATAGGAGAATAAAATgatcacccccccccaaaaaaaacaaacaaatcaacTTAATATATCAGATATGTCAACTTCCCTATGCATCAAGGTTTTGATTACATTATTTCATCCTTTTTTGCCATGTCACGTGAGTACTTCCCTGAACTCTTACCATGGTGTCTGCTGTCTTCCCACTTCTATTCATTTAgttgtgtctgtttttaatCCGTCCAAATCCTCCAAGCACTCATGCGCTCTTGAAATATTCCAAAAACGGTGCACTGCAATGAGCTTTTCGTGCTGACAAGAGTTTTTTCCCCCaatgggtcaaaggtcagtgcaggcttataaatgtgtgtttcgGGGTTATAAAGTAAATCTTGTTACTAAGTAACACCAAGAGGGTGCAAAGTCTTGAAAGATGATGACGTGCAGTTCAAACTCACTGAAATCTTGTGGCTTGTGTAGAAATTGCCGctgaaatttatttttatatataagattcttttttacaagaaatggctcattttattacCAACAGCTTTTgcaataatgtttcagtgcaaaactgtcaaaatgaaGGATGAAAGGAAgtatggaagacgaaaccaaagaatactGATGAACTCTGGGATTGATGCAAGACTgcttctttgctattcctgatgacttcatcaataaattgcaTGAATCCTTGCCAGAGCGCATGAATGaggtccttcaagctcatggtagtcatacaagatattaaatttggatctcacagcaccactacttaatttgctgacatatttttgtatttgcagtaaatttgttcaatttctgtcgaggaaaaaaacttt
Encoded here:
- the LOC114801163 gene encoding sorting nexin-6 isoform X1, coding for MNRSGKTADTMEGSGLTISASSIKVNEATLDEDTLVFSITSQKLSNGMGVCVCRTYEDFEWLQQSLFAPDEPDLHGVIFPPLPAKLIMSPQSQINNKTLKQLGFLALGDCCRTYCEALELYLQQVALHPILSKNKALETLLTNTESPGKQRAKKGIFNRLSQVMEEKRKESHKDVDDFFQNERDNNSNMTALTKVTTERFLDVVLAEQRLSVASKHLSSSIQLWVNQEDSANAAFSKICLKTSKVFETIKRNFEKTAENNISTLGLGLDLQSRYQEAEKEMLFRRTCKLVELEAANKNTERAKANKKGIMEEVRNVLEKQFDGMSSMARQEVGRFHQSRVALLRTALVSWCEQQLNTATEIAALYSEHLEACQKLPEE
- the LOC114801163 gene encoding sorting nexin-5 isoform X2, with the translated sequence MGVCVCRTYEDFEWLQQSLFAPDEPDLHGVIFPPLPAKLIMSPQSQINNKTLKQLGFLALGDCCRTYCEALELYLQQVALHPILSKNKALETLLTNTESPGKQRAKKGIFNRLSQVMEEKRKESHKDVDDFFQNERDNNSNMTALTKVTTERFLDVVLAEQRLSVASKHLSSSIQLWVNQEDSANAAFSKICLKTSKVFETIKRNFEKTAENNISTLGLGLDLQSRYQEAEKEMLFRRTCKLVELEAANKNTERAKANKKGIMEEVRNVLEKQFDGMSSMARQEVGRFHQSRVALLRTALVSWCEQQLNTATEIAALYSEHLEACQKLPEE